The sequence ATCCCCGAGGAGTACGACCGCCAGGATTACCGGGCGGGGGTCAAGCTGATCTCCGGAATGCTGGCCCGCGCCGGGATTACATCGGTGCACGACGCCTACAGCTCCACCGCCGACCTGCAGGCCTACCAAGACGCCCGCGAGGCCGGAGAGCTGCTGACCCGGCTCTACTGCCTGATGGACTCCGCCCAGATCGATGATATGATCGAGGCCGGGGTGCGCACCGGTTTCGGCGACGAGTGGGTGCGGATCGGCGCGATGAAGGCCACCTGCGACGGCTCGATCTCCGAGCGCACCGCCCGGCTCTCCGAGCCGTTTATCGGCAGCCCCGACGACTACGGGATCATTGTCACACAGGAAGCGGAACTCTACGAGCTGGCCCGCAAAGCGCACGAAGCCGGCTGGCAGATCGGTATCCACGCCAACGGCGACGTGGCGATCGATATCACCCTGGGCATTTACGAGCGTCTCCAGCGGGAAATCCCGCGCCGCGACCCGCGTTTCCGGCTCGAGCACTGCACGGTGATCAACGATTCGCTCGTCAAGCGGATCGCCGCGCTGGGGGCGATCCCCACTCCGTTCTCGACTTACGTCTATTTCCACGGCGAGAAGATGCGGTTCTACGGCGAGAAGCGGCTGAACTCGATGTTCGCCGTGCGCAGTTTCCTGGACGCCGGGGTGATGGTGACCCAGACCTCCGACTACCCACCGGGGCCGTTCGAGCCGATGATGGCGCTCCAGTCGAGTGTGACCCGCACGGACATGAACGGCAAGCTGTGGGGGCCGGACCAGCGGGTGAGCGTGGAGGAGGCGATCCGGGTCGGCACGCTCCACGGCGCGTATGCCTCCTACGAGGAGAACCTGAAAGGGTCGATAGAGCCCGGCAAGCTGGCGGACCTGGTGGTGCTGGGCGAGGACCCGACAGCGGTCGACCCGTTCACGATTATCGAGATTCCGGTCGAGCGCACGATGGTCGGCGGGCGCTGGGTGTGGGAGGCCTAGGCCGCGGTGTGAAAATTCCCCCTTAGCAAAGGGGGTGCCCGCGAAGCGGACGGGGGTTGTCCTGTAAAAAGTACAAAAACACAACCCCCTGTTTCCCCCTTTATTAAGGGGGACTAAAAGCGGAAAGCGACTTATACTCTACTAAGCTGAAACCGGCAGGTGGCGGTGCCTTAAATTCCCCCTTAGCAAAGGGAGTGCCAGCGAAGCAGGCGGGGGATGTCCTGTAAAAAGTCAGAAACACAACCCCCTGTTTCCCCCTTTATTAAGGGGGACTAAAAGCGGAAAACGACTTATCCTCTACTAAGCTGAAACCGGCAGGTGGCGGTGCCTTAAAT is a genomic window of Candidatus Glassbacteria bacterium containing:
- a CDS encoding amidohydrolase; translation: MRSISRRGFLTRVSGMALVPLMAEQPQTILYNGNIITVDNRQPRARAVAVAGGRFIAVGTNREIRALANARTKEIDLGGRTVVPGFIDAHSHPASAGRRHLTRVDCDLRSIAEIQQAIRARAARTPAGEWVLGFKYDDTKTSEGRFLSRDDLDAAAPDHPVFVVHRGGHSQYVNSLAYSKAGVTESTPDPDGGRFVRNPDTGKLNGRILERAAGAFSAVIPEEYDRQDYRAGVKLISGMLARAGITSVHDAYSSTADLQAYQDAREAGELLTRLYCLMDSAQIDDMIEAGVRTGFGDEWVRIGAMKATCDGSISERTARLSEPFIGSPDDYGIIVTQEAELYELARKAHEAGWQIGIHANGDVAIDITLGIYERLQREIPRRDPRFRLEHCTVINDSLVKRIAALGAIPTPFSTYVYFHGEKMRFYGEKRLNSMFAVRSFLDAGVMVTQTSDYPPGPFEPMMALQSSVTRTDMNGKLWGPDQRVSVEEAIRVGTLHGAYASYEENLKGSIEPGKLADLVVLGEDPTAVDPFTIIEIPVERTMVGGRWVWEA